A single window of Candidatus Methanomethylicota archaeon DNA harbors:
- a CDS encoding HAD family hydrolase, translating to MKKVLSFDVDGTLVTPLFADTIWLESLPRLVAERHGIPLDKAKSMLYKDYEEIGPNRLEWYDINYWIKRYELNINPMEFIEQHSNLVQLYPEVIEVLEVLKDKFDLIIISNSARIFLNVTTRNIKKYFKNIFSTISDFNKVKNSGVYLDICYYLGISPSQMIHVGDSYELDYLSAIRSGILAYYVDRNNKMSGHYVIKDLRELISKIL from the coding sequence ATGAAGAAAGTTTTATCTTTTGATGTAGATGGAACTTTAGTAACACCACTATTTGCAGATACTATATGGTTAGAATCATTACCGCGTTTAGTAGCTGAACGACATGGAATTCCTCTTGATAAAGCAAAATCAATGCTATACAAAGATTATGAAGAAATTGGTCCCAATAGATTAGAATGGTATGATATTAATTATTGGATAAAAAGATATGAATTAAATATTAATCCAATGGAATTCATTGAACAGCATTCCAATTTAGTACAACTTTATCCAGAAGTTATTGAAGTACTTGAGGTTTTAAAAGATAAATTTGATTTAATAATTATTTCAAATTCTGCTAGAATTTTCTTAAATGTTACTACAAGAAATATTAAAAAATATTTTAAAAATATTTTTTCTACAATTTCAGATTTTAATAAAGTGAAGAATAGTGGTGTTTATCTTGATATATGTTATTACTTAGGAATTTCTCCTTCACAAATGATACATGTTGGAGATAGTTATGAATTAGATTATTTAAGTGCAATTAGGTCAGGTATTTTAGCATATTATGTTGATAGAAATAATAAAATGAGTGGTCATTATGTTATAAAAGACTTAAGAGAATTAATTTCTAAAATTCTTTAG
- a CDS encoding transketolase C-terminal domain-containing protein yields the protein MVRMLTTGTTAIATAVKHADVDVISAYPIRPYTGVMNELARMIADGELDAEYIVCDSEHTQFEIAKHAAACGARVFTGSAGIGWAFAHEAIVVTPTDRVPVVAMVGNRALDDPGNFGVEHTETLVVRDLGWMMCWPENPQEAYDLTLMGYKIAEDPKVLMPYVVCCDGNFITHVRFPVDLPDEETAREFLPPTPPPRVNVLHPDRPLSIAPHVDYYWGAEIRRQMDQAMKNAIEVTRKVHEEFNKIFGRGGPPFVEEINTEDADVALMGVGGMAMPARRALSQLRKEGIKVGYIKLRRFRPFATEDIVNALKKFKVVAVLDMDFSFGSPYAGGIIFQEVRSALYDLSERPKVVNYLIGLGGREVTVEVMRSIAKEVYDIAKTGEVKQLVKWVGLRE from the coding sequence ATGGTAAGAATGTTAACTACTGGAACAACTGCTATTGCAACAGCTGTTAAACATGCAGATGTTGATGTAATCTCTGCCTATCCAATTAGACCATATACAGGAGTAATGAATGAACTTGCTAGAATGATTGCTGATGGAGAATTAGATGCTGAATATATTGTATGTGATTCAGAACATACACAATTTGAAATTGCAAAACATGCAGCTGCATGTGGTGCAAGAGTGTTTACAGGATCTGCTGGTATTGGATGGGCTTTTGCCCATGAAGCTATAGTAGTAACACCAACTGATAGAGTGCCTGTAGTGGCCATGGTTGGAAATAGAGCTTTAGACGATCCAGGAAACTTTGGAGTAGAACATACTGAAACTCTTGTTGTAAGAGATTTAGGATGGATGATGTGTTGGCCAGAGAATCCACAAGAAGCTTATGACTTAACATTAATGGGCTATAAGATAGCTGAAGATCCTAAAGTATTAATGCCCTATGTTGTATGTTGTGATGGAAACTTCATTACTCATGTAAGATTTCCTGTAGATCTTCCAGATGAAGAAACTGCAAGAGAATTCTTGCCACCAACTCCACCACCAAGAGTAAATGTATTACATCCAGATAGACCTTTGTCAATTGCTCCACATGTAGATTACTACTGGGGTGCAGAAATAAGAAGACAAATGGATCAAGCAATGAAAAATGCTATTGAAGTTACAAGAAAAGTTCATGAAGAATTTAATAAGATATTCGGTAGAGGAGGACCACCATTTGTTGAAGAAATCAATACTGAAGATGCAGATGTAGCTTTAATGGGTGTTGGTGGAATGGCAATGCCTGCAAGAAGAGCACTAAGTCAATTAAGAAAAGAAGGCATAAAAGTAGGATATATCAAGCTTAGAAGATTTAGACCATTTGCTACAGAAGATATTGTAAATGCATTAAAGAAATTTAAAGTAGTAGCTGTATTAGACATGGACTTCTCCTTTGGATCGCCTTATGCTGGAGGAATAATATTCCAAGAAGTTCGTTCTGCATTATATGACTTATCAGAGAGACCAAAGGTTGTGAATTATTTGATTGGACTTGGTGGAAGAGAGGTAACAGTGGAAGTTATGAGAAGTATTGCTAAAGAAGTATATGACATAGCTAAAACTGGTGAAGTTAAACAATTAGTTAAATGGGTTGGATTAAGGGAGTGA
- a CDS encoding acyl-CoA thioesterase produces the protein MEKAKKVKDSALESVRWMFPSDANPAGTVFGGAIVRYIDEIAAAVAQRHAESRVVMASMDRVNFYHPVNIGDLLILKASVNYVGNTSMEVGVRVEAENPIIGKRVHVASAYCTMVALDENNKPKRVPRLIVESEEEKRRYEEAKKRREERLKALGRLP, from the coding sequence ATGGAGAAAGCTAAAAAAGTTAAAGATTCTGCTTTAGAATCAGTTAGATGGATGTTTCCATCAGATGCAAATCCTGCAGGTACAGTATTTGGTGGAGCTATTGTGAGATACATAGACGAAATAGCTGCGGCAGTTGCTCAACGTCATGCAGAATCTAGGGTAGTAATGGCATCCATGGATAGAGTAAATTTCTATCATCCAGTTAATATAGGAGATTTACTAATTTTAAAAGCCTCAGTAAATTACGTTGGAAATACTTCAATGGAAGTAGGAGTTAGAGTAGAAGCAGAAAATCCAATTATAGGAAAAAGAGTACATGTGGCTTCTGCATATTGTACCATGGTTGCATTAGATGAAAATAATAAACCTAAAAGAGTTCCAAGGTTGATTGTAGAAAGTGAAGAAGAAAAAAGAAGATACGAAGAAGCTAAAAAAAGAAGAGAAGAACGTCTTAAAGCTTTAGGAAGACTTCCTTAA
- a CDS encoding TrkH family potassium uptake protein — MKDEIISISAGLIIISGVIMIIPILFSLFYNEYYQLIFFLIPAIVLISIGLYLNNKYPIREVISTKSAIIIASGGWLLVSAIGAIPYLSIGMNPLDAFFESISGFTTTGMTLINVIEEVPKSIIFWRSFTQWIGGIGIIFLFTVFLKGGIGTWRLYITEGKEKFTPSVKESIKEILIIYSFLTFVCSMALFLCGLNAFDSINYAMTTISTGGFSTKTNSIASFNNIVKIIIIIFMIFGAIDFTLYYELRKLKFNKLLRDAELRAFLLIILISCIITSIFIIKENGIEFVLDGIFNIVSIITTTGFTSFDLMNLPDSIKALILILMLFGGCAGSTAGGMKIWRLIVLYGLLKRELHRLILPFSAIIPVRIGEKILDDDYLMKISAFFFAYILLVSLLFILLSFVIPDKFGALSLILSSMGNVGPAFYSISMIDSYSKIILIIGMWLGRLEVFPVLIFIYEVTQKIKEVFLKL; from the coding sequence ATGAAAGATGAAATAATATCCATCTCTGCTGGATTAATTATAATCTCTGGAGTAATAATGATAATACCAATTTTATTTTCTCTTTTTTATAATGAGTATTATCAATTAATTTTCTTTTTAATTCCAGCTATAGTATTAATTTCTATTGGATTGTATTTAAATAATAAATATCCCATACGTGAAGTAATTTCCACAAAATCTGCAATTATTATTGCAAGTGGAGGATGGTTATTAGTATCAGCAATAGGAGCCATACCATATCTTAGTATAGGTATGAATCCTTTAGATGCTTTTTTTGAATCAATTTCTGGATTTACAACAACAGGAATGACATTAATTAATGTAATAGAAGAAGTTCCAAAATCAATTATTTTTTGGAGAAGTTTTACACAATGGATAGGTGGAATTGGAATAATATTTTTATTTACAGTTTTTTTAAAAGGAGGAATTGGTACATGGAGATTGTATATTACTGAAGGAAAAGAGAAATTTACTCCAAGTGTTAAAGAAAGTATTAAAGAAATTTTGATAATTTATTCATTTTTAACATTCGTATGTAGTATGGCATTATTTTTATGTGGATTGAATGCTTTCGATTCTATAAATTATGCTATGACAACAATCTCTACAGGAGGATTTTCTACTAAAACTAATAGTATTGCAAGTTTTAATAATATTGTAAAAATTATAATTATTATATTTATGATTTTTGGAGCAATTGATTTTACACTATATTATGAATTAAGAAAATTAAAATTTAATAAACTATTAAGAGATGCTGAATTAAGAGCATTTTTATTAATAATTTTAATAAGTTGTATAATAACGTCAATATTTATAATAAAAGAAAATGGAATAGAATTTGTATTAGATGGAATATTTAATATAGTATCAATTATTACAACAACAGGTTTTACTAGTTTTGATTTAATGAATCTTCCAGATTCAATTAAGGCTTTAATATTAATTCTTATGCTTTTTGGAGGATGTGCGGGTTCAACTGCTGGAGGAATGAAAATATGGCGCTTAATAGTATTATATGGACTATTAAAAAGAGAACTTCATAGATTAATTCTTCCATTTTCAGCAATAATTCCTGTAAGAATAGGAGAAAAAATTTTAGATGATGATTATTTAATGAAAATAAGTGCTTTCTTTTTTGCTTATATACTTTTAGTATCATTATTGTTTATATTGTTAAGCTTTGTCATACCAGATAAATTTGGAGCTTTATCATTAATTCTTTCTTCAATGGGGAATGTAGGTCCAGCTTTTTATTCAATTAGTATGATAGATTCTTATTCAAAAATAATATTAATTATTGGAATGTGGTTAGGGAGGCTTGAAGTCTTTCCAGTTTTAATTTTCATATATGAAGTGACTCAAAAAATTAAGGAAGTCTTCCTAAAGCTTTAA
- a CDS encoding TrkA family potassium uptake protein, which translates to MKIFIVGAGRVGRLLLKELKENGHDIAVMDINEDVCREISNEYDVLVFKGDVTNIDELINVNPSEYDIFMCLTGSDEKNILGCLLAKEFGVPRVIARVSDPRLSKIANKLGITETICPEEAAAEKILRVIKGFSGKIKEINEKIFTEVEKIELKVSRDSPVVGKSIEELPLKDNWMIIRIKDKSGKYIPFSSSLIIQPDYTLEMIVKKSALETIKTLFT; encoded by the coding sequence ATGAAAATATTTATTGTTGGTGCTGGAAGAGTTGGAAGACTTCTTTTAAAAGAATTAAAAGAAAATGGACATGATATTGCAGTAATGGATATTAATGAAGATGTTTGTAGAGAAATATCGAATGAATATGATGTATTAGTATTCAAGGGAGATGTTACCAATATTGATGAACTTATTAATGTAAATCCAAGTGAGTATGATATATTTATGTGTTTAACTGGTAGTGATGAAAAAAATATATTGGGTTGTCTTTTAGCTAAGGAATTTGGAGTACCGAGAGTAATTGCTAGAGTTAGTGATCCAAGACTTTCTAAAATAGCTAATAAACTAGGTATAACTGAAACCATATGTCCTGAAGAAGCTGCTGCAGAAAAAATATTAAGAGTTATAAAGGGATTTAGTGGGAAAATTAAAGAAATTAATGAAAAAATTTTCACAGAAGTAGAAAAAATAGAATTAAAGGTAAGTAGAGATTCACCAGTAGTTGGAAAAAGTATAGAAGAATTACCACTTAAAGATAATTGGATGATAATAAGAATAAAGGATAAAAGTGGTAAATATATTCCATTCTCATCTTCACTTATAATACAACCTGATTATACACTAGAAATGATAGTTAAGAAAAGTGCTTTAGAAACTATAAAGACACTATTTACTTAG
- a CDS encoding NUDIX hydrolase yields the protein MRVYPDRPIVGAGILTIENGKVLLIKRGNEPNKGLWSIPGGMVKLGESPEEAAIREFKEETGLDAIIENLLGVFNVVIKDEYGKIKYHYIVIDYLGKVIGGTLKPGSDVIDAKWFNIEEINKINTSITVSKAIDLAIKNKKIKNI from the coding sequence ATGCGAGTATATCCAGATAGACCAATAGTTGGTGCTGGAATACTTACAATTGAAAATGGAAAAGTTCTATTAATTAAGAGAGGAAATGAACCAAATAAGGGCTTATGGTCAATACCTGGAGGTATGGTAAAACTTGGAGAATCTCCAGAAGAAGCAGCTATAAGAGAATTTAAAGAAGAAACTGGACTTGATGCTATTATTGAAAATTTATTAGGAGTATTTAATGTTGTTATAAAAGATGAATATGGAAAAATAAAATATCATTATATTGTAATTGATTATTTAGGGAAGGTTATTGGAGGAACTTTAAAACCTGGATCTGACGTCATAGATGCTAAATGGTTCAATATTGAAGAAATTAATAAAATTAATACTTCAATTACAGTTAGTAAAGCTATAGATTTAGCAATAAAAAATAAAAAAATAAAAAATATTTAA
- the thyX gene encoding FAD-dependent thymidylate synthase has protein sequence MKVTLLSYTPNPEKIIAIAARQCHSKLSALEISNKIKEEEIEKIINKLIEIGHTSVLEHVCFTFLIEDISRVCSHQLVRHRIASYSQQSQRYVKVEDNFIIPESIKKNNETYKIFLDALDYCKSCYRKLIEMGVPIEDARYIIPQASPTKIVVTMNARSLMNFFELRCCLSAQWEIRMLAEKMLELVKNVAPNVFKKAGPFCVSKGICPEKKYDCPKWIELYKKSK, from the coding sequence TTGAAAGTAACATTATTATCATATACTCCTAATCCAGAAAAAATTATTGCAATTGCTGCTAGACAATGTCATTCTAAATTAAGTGCTTTAGAAATTTCAAATAAAATAAAAGAAGAAGAGATTGAAAAAATAATAAATAAACTTATTGAAATTGGACATACATCAGTACTTGAACATGTATGTTTTACTTTTTTAATAGAAGATATTTCAAGAGTTTGTAGTCATCAATTAGTTAGACATAGAATTGCATCTTATTCACAACAAAGTCAAAGATATGTCAAAGTTGAGGATAATTTTATAATACCAGAAAGTATTAAGAAAAATAATGAAACTTATAAAATTTTTTTAGATGCTTTAGATTATTGTAAATCATGTTATAGAAAATTAATTGAAATGGGAGTACCAATAGAAGATGCAAGATACATAATTCCTCAAGCTTCTCCAACAAAAATAGTAGTAACAATGAATGCAAGATCGCTAATGAATTTTTTTGAACTTAGATGTTGTTTAAGTGCACAATGGGAAATAAGAATGTTAGCTGAAAAAATGCTTGAATTAGTTAAAAATGTAGCACCAAATGTATTTAAAAAAGCAGGACCATTTTGTGTTTCGAAAGGAATTTGTCCTGAGAAAAAATATGATTGTCCAAAATGGATTGAACTTTATAAAAAATCTAAGTAA
- a CDS encoding thiamine pyrophosphate-dependent enzyme has product MSWEKIEIRTLKDVPKEEYYVAGHRTCQGCGPALACRFLAKAAGPRAICITATGCMYVANCSYNTTPWAIPWMHTQLGGIGSACTGAAAAYKAMMRKGKLKKEEIHVIGLAGDGGAADIGLSAISGAMLSGHDHLIITYDNESYANTGIQASSLTPWGAWTTFTPPGKMLRLGNVRVKKDLPKMIAAGHPNVRYVATASISFPFDLMTKIRKGLAVKGPAFIQIHTPCPKGWKFPPELTIRIGRLAVETGMWSLYEIEDGQFRLTFKPPKRKPVAEYLRLQGRFAHLREPDIRYLQEQVDAACKQLGID; this is encoded by the coding sequence ATGAGTTGGGAAAAAATTGAGATTAGAACTTTAAAAGATGTACCAAAAGAAGAATATTACGTAGCTGGTCATAGAACTTGTCAAGGTTGTGGACCTGCTTTAGCATGTAGATTTTTAGCAAAAGCTGCTGGTCCAAGAGCTATATGTATTACTGCTACAGGTTGTATGTATGTAGCCAATTGTAGCTATAATACTACACCATGGGCAATTCCATGGATGCATACTCAATTAGGAGGTATTGGATCAGCTTGTACAGGTGCAGCTGCAGCATATAAAGCAATGATGAGAAAAGGTAAGTTAAAGAAAGAAGAAATTCATGTAATAGGATTAGCAGGAGATGGTGGTGCTGCTGACATAGGTTTATCTGCAATATCTGGTGCTATGTTATCAGGTCATGACCACTTAATAATAACATACGATAATGAATCTTATGCAAATACAGGTATACAAGCCTCAAGCTTAACTCCATGGGGAGCTTGGACAACTTTCACACCACCAGGAAAAATGTTGAGATTAGGAAATGTTAGAGTTAAGAAAGATCTTCCAAAAATGATTGCTGCAGGACATCCAAATGTCAGATACGTAGCTACAGCAAGTATATCATTCCCATTTGATTTAATGACAAAGATTAGAAAAGGTTTAGCAGTAAAAGGTCCAGCATTTATCCAAATCCATACACCATGTCCAAAAGGATGGAAATTCCCACCAGAATTAACAATAAGAATAGGAAGATTAGCTGTAGAAACTGGAATGTGGAGCTTATATGAAATAGAAGATGGTCAATTCAGATTAACTTTCAAACCACCAAAGAGAAAACCTGTAGCTGAATACTTAAGATTACAAGGTAGATTTGCTCACTTAAGAGAGCCAGATATTAGATATCTACAAGAACAGGTAGATGCTGCTTGTAAACAATTAGGAATAGATTAA
- a CDS encoding VTT domain-containing protein encodes MAHILDPFIVGICIGVGATIGKCVSYLIGRGGRALLSEEKKKEFELFGKFLGKYGIIIVYLFASLPLPDDIIVVPFGMAKYDFKKFFIALLAGKLSLGFIVAYVAKYSFEYVKMFVGKEDPILVTIISIALMILMIIIVYKINWTEAIEYTEKYGLMAYIKLLWIRNKDKLKFKKL; translated from the coding sequence ATGGCCCATATCTTAGATCCATTTATTGTTGGAATTTGTATAGGAGTAGGTGCAACTATTGGAAAATGCGTCTCTTATTTAATAGGTAGGGGAGGAAGAGCTCTATTAAGTGAAGAAAAAAAGAAAGAGTTTGAATTATTTGGAAAATTCTTAGGAAAATATGGCATAATAATAGTTTATCTATTTGCTTCTCTTCCTCTACCAGATGACATAATTGTAGTACCCTTTGGAATGGCAAAATATGATTTTAAAAAATTTTTTATAGCTCTACTTGCTGGAAAGCTCTCTTTAGGATTCATAGTTGCATATGTAGCAAAGTATTCATTTGAGTATGTTAAAATGTTTGTAGGAAAAGAAGATCCTATTTTAGTAACAATTATTTCAATAGCACTTATGATATTAATGATTATTATAGTTTATAAAATTAATTGGACAGAGGCTATTGAATATACAGAAAAATATGGGCTTATGGCTTATATAAAATTACTTTGGATTAGAAATAAAGATAAGCTCAAATTTAAGAAATTATAA
- a CDS encoding ABC transporter ATP-binding protein, whose translation MSSEEIIIEAIDLWKIYRTGKIEYPALRGVNLKIKKGEFVAIVGPSGSGKSTLLNLLGALDRPTKGKVIVDGIDISKLNNNQLAELRNKKIGFIFQTFNLIPYMNALENVEVPMIAAKINSKERRNRAMQLLSIVGLEQFYKNRPSELSGGQQQRVAIARALINNPKIILADEPTGNLDSKSAYEIMEVLKKLNNNGSTIILVTHNLQLIKYCDRVLFMKDGNIEKEEILNVKI comes from the coding sequence ATGTCTAGTGAAGAAATAATAATTGAAGCTATAGATTTATGGAAAATTTATCGTACAGGTAAAATAGAATATCCTGCTTTAAGAGGTGTAAATTTAAAAATTAAGAAAGGAGAATTTGTAGCAATAGTAGGTCCTTCTGGTAGTGGAAAGTCTACATTATTAAATTTACTAGGAGCTTTAGATAGACCAACAAAAGGTAAAGTGATTGTAGATGGGATTGATATTTCAAAACTTAATAATAATCAATTAGCTGAATTAAGAAATAAAAAAATAGGTTTTATATTTCAAACTTTTAATTTAATCCCTTATATGAATGCATTAGAAAATGTAGAAGTTCCAATGATTGCTGCAAAAATAAATTCTAAGGAAAGAAGAAATAGAGCAATGCAATTACTTTCAATAGTAGGATTAGAACAATTTTATAAAAATAGACCTTCTGAATTAAGTGGAGGACAACAACAAAGAGTTGCTATTGCAAGAGCTCTTATAAATAATCCTAAAATAATTTTAGCTGATGAACCTACTGGTAATTTAGATTCTAAATCAGCTTATGAGATTATGGAAGTTTTAAAAAAATTAAATAATAATGGTAGTACAATTATTTTAGTAACTCATAATCTACAATTAATAAAATATTGTGATAGAGTATTGTTTATGAAAGATGGTAATATTGAAAAGGAGGAAATATTAAATGTTAAAATATAA
- a CDS encoding Clp1/GlmU family protein — translation MELIKGTSLVISGPSFLRLCRGSILALGKKVNLNEELIIKEGRSIPIEVIEDSLIEVKLGQNTFIEKFEGAIPHCWKDAVEKILSHDKPIKVVVIGDTDSGKSTFSIYLSNIAFERGFKVAVIDADPGQAEISLPTTIGYGFLDNGVISMDKIRLEEAFFIGSTTPSDNTLRMIIGVRKLLDKALLKKADLIVVNTCGWIYSYKAREFKCSLIQILLPDFLVAIQKENELEHIIKCCEYLTKVLIISPSPASKIRSREERKIRRENAYSKYFINIKEQVFNLNKVKILCNYYTYGKELPDSTINNLNKEFSLSITYGEIHQNLLFLVVKEEPKEINKIKEKINVDDVYIIREGLEKGIIVGLMNNDKLVGLGIISEIDYKNKKIKILTPYHGEISHICIGQIKLDENFHEVFKYPRILI, via the coding sequence ATGGAACTTATAAAAGGAACTTCATTAGTAATAAGTGGACCTAGTTTTTTACGCTTATGTAGAGGGTCCATATTAGCACTTGGTAAAAAAGTAAATTTAAATGAAGAGTTAATTATAAAAGAAGGAAGATCTATACCTATAGAAGTTATTGAAGATTCTCTAATTGAAGTTAAATTAGGTCAAAATACATTTATAGAAAAATTTGAAGGAGCAATTCCACATTGTTGGAAAGATGCTGTAGAAAAAATTTTAAGTCATGATAAACCTATAAAAGTTGTAGTAATTGGTGATACAGATAGTGGTAAGTCTACTTTTTCTATTTATTTATCTAATATTGCTTTTGAAAGAGGATTTAAAGTAGCAGTCATAGATGCTGATCCTGGACAAGCTGAGATATCATTACCAACTACCATAGGTTATGGTTTTTTAGATAATGGAGTTATTTCCATGGATAAAATTAGATTAGAAGAGGCATTTTTCATAGGTTCTACAACACCATCAGATAATACACTACGTATGATTATTGGTGTAAGAAAACTTTTAGATAAGGCTTTGTTGAAAAAAGCTGATTTAATTGTTGTAAATACATGTGGATGGATTTATAGTTATAAAGCAAGAGAGTTTAAATGTAGTTTAATTCAAATATTACTACCAGACTTTCTTGTGGCTATTCAAAAAGAAAATGAGTTAGAACATATAATAAAATGTTGTGAATATTTAACAAAAGTATTAATAATATCTCCATCACCTGCTTCAAAAATTAGAAGTAGAGAAGAAAGAAAAATTAGAAGAGAGAATGCTTATTCAAAATATTTCATTAATATTAAAGAACAGGTCTTTAATTTAAATAAAGTTAAAATTTTATGTAATTATTATACATATGGTAAAGAATTGCCAGATAGTACTATAAACAATTTAAATAAAGAATTTTCATTAAGTATAACTTATGGTGAAATACATCAAAATTTACTCTTTTTAGTAGTAAAGGAAGAACCTAAAGAAATTAATAAAATAAAAGAAAAAATTAATGTGGATGATGTTTATATAATTCGTGAAGGATTAGAAAAAGGAATAATAGTTGGACTTATGAATAATGATAAACTTGTAGGACTTGGAATTATTTCAGAAATTGATTATAAAAATAAAAAAATTAAAATTTTAACTCCTTATCATGGTGAAATTTCACATATTTGTATAGGTCAAATAAAATTAGATGAAAATTTCCATGAAGTATTTAAATATCCTCGCATACTTATCTGA
- a CDS encoding ABC transporter permease: MLITDILRWGLKGIRERKLRAALTILGIVIGTAAVISLISQTEGIQKSIVDQMNKLGPNTISVRPTSIAVTLTVKDINKILQLPNVELVIPVITSNVRVYGSQSSRTFQLVGIDPNLFDSLISGYEIEEGRLYHSLSYSEVVVGSNVKKPQDLAIEFVSVGQAITIETLTRSSRKVVNVVGALAPYGMTSLISVDDSIFMSIQAVSNFLGRTSYSALFIKVNSPENVEDVVNSIRAIYGNTLNILTVKQITDIVTSITGQLTILLGSIATISLFVAGLGIMNIMFVSVIERTKEIGVLKALGFKNRDILAIFLSEAGIIGIIGGIIGILIGSIISLILPIVVSMSFRGFQAGFSFHYQPLIRIEMAIFVFIFAIIVSILAGFYPARRASKMDPVVALRYE; this comes from the coding sequence ATGCTTATTACTGATATACTTCGATGGGGTTTAAAAGGAATAAGAGAGAGGAAATTAAGAGCAGCTCTTACTATTTTAGGTATAGTGATTGGAACAGCAGCAGTAATATCACTAATATCTCAAACTGAAGGAATTCAAAAAAGTATAGTAGATCAAATGAATAAACTAGGTCCAAATACTATAAGTGTTAGACCAACTTCCATAGCAGTAACATTAACAGTTAAAGATATAAATAAAATTTTACAATTACCTAATGTTGAATTAGTTATTCCAGTTATAACTAGTAATGTTAGAGTTTATGGTTCTCAATCTTCAAGAACTTTTCAATTAGTTGGTATAGATCCAAATTTATTCGATTCTCTCATAAGTGGCTATGAAATTGAAGAAGGGAGATTATATCATTCTTTGAGTTATAGTGAAGTAGTTGTAGGTAGTAATGTTAAAAAACCTCAAGATCTTGCAATAGAATTTGTAAGCGTAGGACAAGCAATAACTATTGAAACTCTTACAAGATCTAGTAGAAAAGTAGTAAATGTTGTTGGAGCATTAGCACCATATGGTATGACATCATTAATCTCTGTAGATGATAGTATATTTATGTCAATTCAAGCTGTTTCAAATTTTCTTGGAAGAACTAGTTATTCTGCATTATTTATAAAAGTCAATAGTCCAGAGAATGTTGAAGATGTTGTTAATAGTATAAGAGCTATATATGGAAATACTTTGAATATATTAACTGTTAAACAAATAACAGATATTGTAACTTCTATTACTGGGCAACTCACAATTTTACTTGGATCAATTGCTACTATATCATTATTTGTAGCTGGACTTGGTATAATGAATATAATGTTTGTATCAGTAATTGAACGTACTAAAGAAATAGGTGTTTTAAAAGCCTTAGGATTTAAGAATAGAGACATATTGGCTATATTTTTATCAGAAGCTGGAATAATTGGAATAATAGGAGGAATCATTGGAATATTAATTGGATCTATTATTTCATTAATTCTACCTATTGTAGTGTCTATGAGCTTTAGAGGTTTTCAAGCAGGATTTTCATTTCATTATCAACCTTTAATAAGAATAGAAATGGCTATTTTTGTTTTCATATTTGCAATAATAGTTAGTATATTAGCTGGATTTTATCCTGCTAGAAGAGCATCTAAAATGGATCCTGTTGTTGCATTAAGATATGAATAA